The proteins below come from a single Aegilops tauschii subsp. strangulata cultivar AL8/78 chromosome 6, Aet v6.0, whole genome shotgun sequence genomic window:
- the LOC141026041 gene encoding uncharacterized protein, whose translation MAFADEYKDVEAHGNTMLHVIHTNDKKQVAITLAQYERHLSLQRHKIIGIDLEYNNEPKVTQKPALCQLSIDKKHPVLLFQLSAAERCTVFDNFLADPRYTFVGFSIDGDKKG comes from the coding sequence ATGGCGTTCGCCGACGAGTACAAGGACGTGGAGGCCCACGGAAACACCATGTTGCACGTCATCCACACCAATGACAAGAAGCAGGTGGCGATCACCCTCGCGCAGTACGAGCGCCACCTCAGCCTCCAGCGCCACAAGATCATCGGCATTGATCTCGAGTACAACAACGAGCCTAAAGTGACGCAGAAACCCGCCCTCTGCCAACTCTCCATCGACAAGAAACACCCGGTGCTGCTCTTCCAACTGAGCGCCGCTGAAAGGTGCACCGTCTTCGACAACTTCCTCGCCGACCCCAGGTACACCTTTGTAGGCTTCTCCATCGACGGCGACAAAAAAGGCTAG